The following coding sequences lie in one Lysobacterales bacterium genomic window:
- the tgt gene encoding tRNA guanosine(34) transglycosylase Tgt, with product MQFTLHTTDRRARRGQLQFDKGMVETPAFMPVGTYGSVKGMTPQQVLDIGAEIILGNTFHLWLRPGTEVIEAHGGLHGFIGWDKPILTDSGGFQVWSLAERRKITKEGVHFASPVDGAKVFLSPEESMRIQRALNSGIVMIFDECTPYPATEAQARASMELSLAWAERSRVAFDTMHNPNALFGIVQGGMHEPLRARSASGLAAIGFDGYAIGGLSVGEPAPEREHVLDVTLPHLPNDKPRYLMGVGRPEDIVEGVRRNVDMFDCVMPTRNARNGHLFTRFGNVRIRNARHERDTAPVDKDCACYCCRNFTRAYLRHLDKCGEMLFSTLATIHNLHYYQELMQGIRAAIAEHRFDDFAEAFYAARREAR from the coding sequence ATGCAGTTCACGCTCCACACCACGGACCGGCGTGCACGCCGCGGCCAGTTGCAGTTCGACAAGGGCATGGTCGAGACGCCGGCGTTCATGCCGGTCGGCACCTACGGTTCGGTCAAGGGCATGACGCCGCAGCAGGTGCTCGACATCGGCGCCGAGATCATCCTCGGCAACACTTTCCACCTGTGGCTCCGGCCCGGCACCGAGGTCATCGAGGCGCACGGCGGTCTGCACGGTTTCATCGGCTGGGACAAACCCATCCTGACCGACTCCGGCGGCTTCCAGGTGTGGTCGCTGGCCGAGCGCCGCAAGATCACGAAAGAGGGCGTGCACTTCGCGTCGCCGGTCGACGGCGCCAAGGTGTTCCTGTCGCCCGAGGAGTCGATGCGCATCCAGCGCGCGCTGAACTCCGGCATCGTGATGATCTTCGACGAATGCACGCCGTATCCGGCTACGGAAGCGCAGGCGCGTGCTTCGATGGAGCTGTCGCTGGCGTGGGCCGAACGCAGTCGCGTTGCGTTCGACACGATGCACAATCCGAATGCGCTGTTCGGCATCGTCCAGGGCGGCATGCACGAACCGCTGCGCGCGCGTTCGGCGAGCGGGCTCGCCGCGATCGGTTTCGACGGTTATGCGATCGGCGGCTTGAGCGTCGGCGAGCCGGCGCCGGAGCGCGAACACGTGCTCGACGTGACCCTGCCACACCTGCCCAACGACAAGCCGCGTTATTTGATGGGCGTTGGGCGGCCCGAGGACATCGTCGAGGGCGTGCGCCGCAACGTCGACATGTTCGACTGCGTGATGCCGACCCGCAATGCGCGCAACGGCCACCTGTTCACGCGTTTCGGCAATGTCCGCATCCGCAACGCCAGGCACGAGCGTGACACCGCTCCGGTGGACAAGGACTGCGCCTGCTATTGCTGCCGGAACTTCACGCGCGCCTACCTGCGCCATCTCGACAAGTGCGGCGAGATGCTGTTCTCTACGCTCGCGACCATTCACAACCTGCACTACTACCAGGAGCTGATGCAGGGCATCCGCGCCGCCATCGCCGAACACCGTTTCGACGACTTCGCCGAGGCGTTTTATGCGGCGCGGAGGGAGGCTCGATAG
- a CDS encoding type II toxin-antitoxin system VapB family antitoxin: MATNKTPRSAAVSAAKRSHQVRTNIVIDRELVDAVKERTGARTAREAVQRALEQAAARFTLADLQAMIDLDAIRPGYDPEDPTAEDRYVQSAVAEPAADYRSGRVEPSKKRKLDDRR; this comes from the coding sequence ATGGCCACGAACAAGACTCCGAGATCCGCTGCAGTGTCTGCGGCGAAGCGCAGCCATCAGGTGCGCACGAACATCGTCATCGATCGCGAGTTGGTGGACGCGGTCAAGGAGCGCACCGGCGCGAGGACGGCGCGAGAAGCTGTTCAGCGTGCGCTGGAGCAAGCGGCCGCTCGATTCACGCTCGCGGATCTCCAGGCCATGATCGATCTCGATGCCATTCGTCCCGGATACGATCCGGAGGATCCGACGGCGGAAGATCGCTACGTCCAAAGCGCCGTCGCCGAGCCTGCCGCGGACTATCGTTCCGGGCGAGTCGAGCCATCGAAAAAGCGAAAGCTTGATGATCGTCGATAG
- a CDS encoding PIN domain-containing protein, whose translation MIVDSSIWIDALSRKQTEATLRLREVVADGEQVSLLPCIIQEVLQGSNNAERWAALAGILAKLPVLRVADPAETARRAAWIYARSRWSGHTPRSPIDCLIAASCVESREVLLHSDRDFDAIARIEPALKAVRV comes from the coding sequence ATGATCGTCGATAGTTCGATCTGGATTGATGCGCTCAGCAGGAAGCAGACCGAAGCCACTTTGCGACTCAGGGAGGTCGTGGCGGACGGCGAACAGGTTTCGCTGCTTCCCTGCATCATTCAGGAGGTGCTGCAGGGTTCGAACAATGCCGAGCGCTGGGCCGCATTGGCCGGAATCCTCGCGAAGCTGCCGGTCCTGCGCGTGGCGGACCCCGCGGAGACCGCGCGCAGGGCCGCTTGGATCTATGCGCGAAGCCGCTGGTCGGGCCACACGCCGCGAAGTCCAATTGATTGCTTGATCGCGGCTTCCTGCGTCGAGAGCAGGGAAGTACTTCTGCATTCGGATCGTGACTTCGACGCGATTGCCCGCATCGAGCCCGCACTGAAGGCGGTTCGGGTGTAG